GCCGTTGCCGATAACGCAATAGGTCTTTTCACGGAGAATTCCCGAAGGGATAAGATGGAGGATGACCTTTTTGTCACCGATGACGATAGTGTGACCGGCATTTGCCCCACCCTGAAACCGGACTATGATATCTGCAAACTCGCTCAGATAATCAATGATCTTCCCCTTGCCTTCGTCGCCCCACTGAACCCCGACAACTCCCACATTGGCCATGATTTTCTCCTGCGCTTTTCGTTGATGAACATATTTTTTTAATATACTCTCCCGCTAAAATCAAGCCTAATCGGGAATTTTGACTCTTTGAGGCGATTGATGGGAAAGACCTGCCTATTTCTCTTTTTTCTGGGACGGAGGGTCAAAAAGCCCACTCATGGGCCCTGTCCCCAAAAGGGGGATCTGCAGATGAGAAAATGCCTTATCCGAGGCCCTTCTCCCCTGGGAGGTACGGATGATGAATCCTGATTTGAGCAGAAAGGGTTCCACGACCTCGATCAGCACGTCCGACTCGAGCTGCAGCGTCGCAGCCAGCGCCTCGATGCCCACGGGGCCTCCCTTGTAATTGACAATGATGGTCCTGAGGAGCTTCCTGTCCGTCTCGCTGAGCCCGTGGTCGTCGATACCTTCAAGGCTCAATGCGTCTATGGCCACGCTCTTCGTTATCACTCCCCCGGCCCTGACCTCGGCATAATCCCGGACACGCTTCAGGAGCCTGTTCGCCACCCTGGGGGTGCCGCGGGCCCGCCTTGCCGTCTCATAAGCGCCCTCGTCATCGACGGTAACACCCAGTATGGATGCGGATCGTTTTATAATACTCAGGAGGTCATCGTCCTTATAAAAATCAAGGTCTCTCACGATGCCGAAACGCTCCCTCAGCGGCGATGATAGAAGGCCGGAACGGGTTGTCGCGCCAATGAGGGTGAATTGTTCAAGACGATATCTGTGGGTCCTGGCATGGATACCTTTGTCGAAGATAAAGTCAACGGCAAAATCCTCCATTGCGGGGTACAGGAATTCCTCGACGATCTTGGGGATGCGATGGATCTCATCGATGAAGAAAATATCGCCCCGTTCCAGGTGTGTCAGGAGGCCCATCAGATCACCGCCTTTTTCCAGTGCCGGACCCGACGATGTGACGATGCGTGTCCCCATCTCGTTGGCAATGATATGTGCCAGCGTGGTCTTTCCCAGACCCGGAGGCCCGTTGAAGAGAAGGTGCTCCAGCGGTTCGCCCCTTTTCAGCGCCGCTTCGATGGCTATCTGGAGCGTTTCGACAATGGTATCCTGGCCGACATATTCAGAGATCCGGCCCGGTCGAAGGGTGACGACGGTGTCGCCGTCGGTGTTGTCTTCCTTCCTGTAAAGCTCTGAGAGTTCCGAGGAGGTTTCTTCCTCGATCATTGTTTCTGTCCTCTGTACACTTCCTCAAAAAGCTCTTCCGATGAAGCGATTCGCGGGTTTCTCTTCATCGCCTCCTCTATCATCTGCCTCGCCTCGAAGATCTTATGACCAAGCTGGGTAATGAGCACCTGCTCGACTTCCTTTACGAAATCTTCGGCGATCGGGGCGGTAACTGCTGTTTCAGGCATGAGAGCATATTTCGCGACCCTTCCTTTCAAGGTAGCCACGATCTTGTCGGCCTTTCTTTC
This genomic interval from Syntrophorhabdaceae bacterium contains the following:
- the ruvB gene encoding Holliday junction branch migration DNA helicase RuvB; translated protein: MIEEETSSELSELYRKEDNTDGDTVVTLRPGRISEYVGQDTIVETLQIAIEAALKRGEPLEHLLFNGPPGLGKTTLAHIIANEMGTRIVTSSGPALEKGGDLMGLLTHLERGDIFFIDEIHRIPKIVEEFLYPAMEDFAVDFIFDKGIHARTHRYRLEQFTLIGATTRSGLLSSPLRERFGIVRDLDFYKDDDLLSIIKRSASILGVTVDDEGAYETARRARGTPRVANRLLKRVRDYAEVRAGGVITKSVAIDALSLEGIDDHGLSETDRKLLRTIIVNYKGGPVGIEALAATLQLESDVLIEVVEPFLLKSGFIIRTSQGRRASDKAFSHLQIPLLGTGPMSGLFDPPSQKKEK